Proteins found in one Hippopotamus amphibius kiboko isolate mHipAmp2 chromosome 12, mHipAmp2.hap2, whole genome shotgun sequence genomic segment:
- the LOC130833684 gene encoding olfactory receptor 8S1-like has translation MALRNHSTITEFILTGLSDDPRIEALLSMLFLGIYLLTLMGNLTMLLVIRADFHLHTPMYFFLSNLSFLDLCFSSVTVPKLLKDLLSEKKTISVEGCLAQVFFVFITAGTEAFLLSVMAYDRYAAICHPLLYGQVMSNQLCVKLVLASWGLASLNSVVIVLLAINLDFCEAQIIHHYTCELPSLFPLSCSDISINIDILICSTLLHGLGTFLPIFFSYARIVSTILSISSTTGRSKAFSTCSSHLIAMILFFGSGLIRYLMPTSGSSLDLLSSLQYSTVTPMLNPLIYSLKNMEVKAAVKRTCKKYLQYFR, from the coding sequence ATGGCCTTAAGGAACCACAGCACCATCACCGAGTTTATCCTCACTGGGCTGTCAGACGACCCCCGCATCGAGGCTCTGCTCTCTATGCTCTTCCTGGGAATATACCTCCTGACTCTGATGGGGAACCTGACGATGCTGCTGGTGATCAGGGCTGACTtccacctccacacacccatgtacttcttcttGAGTAATCTATCATTCCTAGACCTCTGCTTCTCTTCTGTCACTGTGCCCAAGCTACTGAAGGACCTCCTGTCTGAGAAGAAAACCATCTCTGTCGAGGGCTGCTTGGCTCAGGTCTTCTTTGTGTTTATCACCGCAGGGACTGAAGCTTTTCTCCtctctgtgatggcctatgaccgctatgctGCCATCTGCCACCCACTGCTCTATGGCCAAGTGATGAGCAACCAGCTCTGCGTAAAGCTTGTACTGGCTTCATGGGGCCTGGCCTCTCTCAACTCAGTCGTCATTGTGCTTTTGGCTATTAACCTGGACTTTTGTGAGGCCCAAATCATACACCACTACACCTGTGAGctgccctccctcttccctctgtcttGCTCTGATATCTCCATAAACATCGACATCTTGATCTGCTCCACCTTACTGCATGGTCTTGGAACCTTCCTCCCAATCTTCTTCTCCTATGCTCGCATTGTCTCCACCATCCTGAGCATCAGCTCCACCACAGGCAGAAgcaaggccttctccacctgctcctcccacctcatTGCAATGATCCTGTTCTTTGGGTCAGGTTTGATTCGCTATCTTATGCCCACCTCTGGTTCCTCCCTAGATTTGCTCTCCTCCTTGCAGTACAGTACAGTCACACCCATGCTGAATCCCCTCATCTACAGCCTAAAGAACATGGAGGTGAAGGCAGCTGTGAAAAGGACATGCAAGAAATATCTGCAATATTTTAGGTAG